A stretch of DNA from Henriciella sp. AS95:
GGTGTTCGGGCCGTACAGCACGAAGAGGTTCGGGAACTCGGCCACGGTGATCCCGGCATACGCCTCAGGATGATCGGCCCAGACCTCATTGAGGTGGTGGCCGTTCAGCCCCTCGACATCGACCGACCAGTTCCAGCCGGTTGTTTCGAAGCCCGTTGCGAAGACGAGAATGTCGAACTCATGGTGTTTGCCGTCCGGGGTGGTGACGCCTGTCTCGTCGATGGATTCCGGCGCGCTTGTGATGAGTTCGACATTGTCGCGCTCAAGCGCGGGGTAATAGTCGTCCGCGATCAGGATGCGGCGGCAGCCAACCGGGTAATCGGGGGTCAGCTTCTTGCGCAGCTCGGGGTCGCTGATCTGTGCGTTCAAGTGGTTGAGAGCGATCGTGGTGTAGGCCTCACGGCCGGCCTCCGTCCACTCGAAGACCTGCCAGAAGAAATGGTCGGCATTGTCGTAGATCAGCTGGCGCTGACGGGCGCCAAGTTCCATCGCCGTCTCCGGCTCGGTGAACATCAGGGCCTGTTCTTGCGGTGTGATCGGTATATCACGGCGCGGGGTGACCCAGTTCGGCGTGCGCTGGAAGACGGTGAGGTGAGCGGCGGTTTTCGCCATTTCGGGGATGAGTTGTACCGCGCTGGCGGCCGAGCCGATGACGCCCACGCGTTTGCCTTCCCACGACACAGAATGGTCCCAGCGGGCCGAATGCATCTTCGCGCCCTTGAAGCTGTCGATGCCATCGATGTCTGGCCAGTTCGGCCGGTTCAGCTGTCCCAGCGCCCCGACGAGGATATCGCCCTCATAGGTTTTTCCGCTTTCAGTGGTGACGGTCCATTTATTGGTGGTCTCATTCCAGATGGCCGTGCGGGCGGCATCATTGAGGTGAAGGTTGGGGCGCAGCTGGTAGCGGTCGGTGATCTCTTCAGCGTAGGCCTGGATTTCCGGGCCTTGGGGGAAAGCCCGCGTCCAGTTGATGCTCTGCGCGAAAGACAGCTGGTAAAGCGCGACGGGCACGTCGCAGGCGCAGCCGGGATAGGTGTTCTCGAACCAGGTGCCGCCGACCTTTGGGTTGCAGTCGAGCAGGTCAAAACTGTGACCGGCCTCCTGCAGCTTGATGGCACCCGTCAGCCCGCCGAGACCGGCGCCTATGATGATGGCGTGTTTCTGAGCCATGCATTCCTCCCTGAATTTATATTTTCAGGGAGGATTCGCCTTCTGTGCGATCAATGCAAGCCTGACGAAGCGGAAGCCTACTCAGTGAAGCGCCAGTAAGCGCGCACGCCGACATTATCGACGCCCTGATTGCGGCCATTGCCGAGGATCTGGCCATGGGACAGATGTTCGTACTGCAGCTGCAGGCCCCAATTGGCGCCGAAATCCTTGTTCAGCGCGAGACCCGTGCGGAAGAGGTCCTCAGATCCGTAATAGACATTCTCGCGTGCAAAGGCGTCGCTGCGCGGGTCGCCCTGCGGGAACGGGCTTTCCAGCGCGCCGTCATGGATGACATAGCCAAGGCTTGGCTCAACCGACCAGCCCTGGGCGAAATCCCAGTTCCACATCAGGCCGAAACCGCCAAAGTTCGTGTTTCCGGCTGTGTTGTAGGACCCGACAATATAAGGGCGTGGTTCGAAGATGAAGGACAGGAAGTCCGGGCTGGCGAAGACGATTTCGCCTTCGATATTGGGGCCGTCTTCCTTGTCGGCATTCTTGCAGTCGATGACGCAGATATTATGCTGCATCACGCCGAGGCGGGCTTCCTCCACCAGTTGGGCATCAGCAGTGAGGGCCGGGATAGTGGCGGCAGTGGTCAGCGCGGCGGTAGCAAGAAGGCGTTTCATGGCGAATCCTTAAGTGTAAGACCCGCCCAGAAAGAACCGGGCGGGCCTAAAATCAAGAGGTTTGAAACCGTGCGCGGGCGGAATGCTCAGGCGTTATGCTTTTCCTGCCACCCAACGCTTCGTGACCTCAGCAACGCGTTTGCCGAAGTCTTCGGCCGTCTCGAGATCGGCTTTGTCAGGTGTCTGTTCGGCTGGCAGGTCTGTCAGGGCCTGCGTGCCGAGGCCGATCATGTGGCCGGCGCGATTCCAGGCGGTCTCATAGTCGCTCTGGCTGGAATTATAGCCGGAAAATGCCCCGTAATTGGCCCAGATCATGCCGTGCTGACCGGCCAGGATGGCGAGCTGCTGCAGCGTGTTGAGCTTGTCGCCCGCGAGCGAGCCTGAGTTGGTGAAACCGGCACCGATCTTGTCGCGCCAGCCCTGGTTCATCCAGACTTTGGATGTCGCATCCTGGAACTGTTTAAAGACGGCTGAGGCAGAGCCCATATAGGTGGGCGCGCCAAAAATGATGCCGTCGGCGTCTGCGAGTGCGTCCCACGGGCCTTCGTCTGGATTGGTGAGGTCGTCGGCCTTGAGGACGGTCACATCGACCCCGTCGACGGCGCTGGCCCCTTTTTCAACATGCTCAGCCACTTTGGCGGTGTGGCCATAGCCGGAATGG
This window harbors:
- a CDS encoding NAD(P)/FAD-dependent oxidoreductase, whose amino-acid sequence is MAQKHAIIIGAGLGGLTGAIKLQEAGHSFDLLDCNPKVGGTWFENTYPGCACDVPVALYQLSFAQSINWTRAFPQGPEIQAYAEEITDRYQLRPNLHLNDAARTAIWNETTNKWTVTTESGKTYEGDILVGALGQLNRPNWPDIDGIDSFKGAKMHSARWDHSVSWEGKRVGVIGSAASAVQLIPEMAKTAAHLTVFQRTPNWVTPRRDIPITPQEQALMFTEPETAMELGARQRQLIYDNADHFFWQVFEWTEAGREAYTTIALNHLNAQISDPELRKKLTPDYPVGCRRILIADDYYPALERDNVELITSAPESIDETGVTTPDGKHHEFDILVFATGFETTGWNWSVDVEGLNGHHLNEVWADHPEAYAGITVAEFPNLFVLYGPNTNLGHNSITFMLERQVEYMIKALAALDEASASALMPKKAAQDRWNKELQDKLKKTVWADDACNSWYKTEDGRITQNWSSHTRDYAKAVAEVKVEDYELA
- a CDS encoding flavodoxin family protein; protein product: MTKLAIVYHSGYGHTAKVAEHVEKGASAVDGVDVTVLKADDLTNPDEGPWDALADADGIIFGAPTYMGSASAVFKQFQDATSKVWMNQGWRDKIGAGFTNSGSLAGDKLNTLQQLAILAGQHGMIWANYGAFSGYNSSQSDYETAWNRAGHMIGLGTQALTDLPAEQTPDKADLETAEDFGKRVAEVTKRWVAGKA
- a CDS encoding acyloxyacyl hydrolase, giving the protein MKRLLATAALTTAATIPALTADAQLVEEARLGVMQHNICVIDCKNADKEDGPNIEGEIVFASPDFLSFIFEPRPYIVGSYNTAGNTNFGGFGLMWNWDFAQGWSVEPSLGYVIHDGALESPFPQGDPRSDAFARENVYYGSEDLFRTGLALNKDFGANWGLQLQYEHLSHGQILGNGRNQGVDNVGVRAYWRFTE